In the genome of Marinomonas algicola, the window CTGGTGGCGGTGGCAAGTTTCCTAGTTTAGATGGTTCAACAGTTGTGATTCATGCTCCCGATAAGAACCGCGATGTGGTGGCTAATTACCTTCTATCTCAAAATACGATTGACCCTAAAGAAGATCAAAATTGGTCTTTTTCGGACACCTTTGGCAAGGCTGAGGTGAGTTTTAAAACCTCTCCAAAAGCCCGAGCTGTCGCGCCTGATTCAATGAAATTTGTTGATGTGGGTGAGGATGGTTTTGCTGAATTTATTTTAAACTAAGACAGTCTAAAGCAAGATGCCATTTAATCATGTATTAAATGGCATCGGCGATTTTTATAAAGAACCTTATCTTTGTTGAGTTTCCCAGTTAGGGTGAATCCAAACATCGACATTATTACTGGCTAAGGCCGGTTTCTCTAAAATCATATCCGCGGCTTTTTCTGCAACCATAATGGTCGGTGCATTGAGGTTACCATTGGTAATCGTAGGGAAAATAGAGGAATCCACAACACGAAGTCCCTCTACGCCCCTGACTTTGCAAGACTCATCCAAAACGGCCATAGGGTCCGTATCAGAACCTATCTTGCAGGTACAAGAAGGGTGATAGGCACTTTCTACGTTTTCTTTTACCCATTGATCAATTTCCGCATCCGTATTAATGTCTTTACCTGGTTGAATCTCATCACCACGAAATGCATCAAATGGCTGCTGTGCAATAATCTCTCGAGTTAAACGAATGCAATCACGCCAATCTTGTTTGTCTTGATCCGTTGTTAAATAGTTAAACAGAATACGTGGTTTGGCTTTTGGATCATTTGATTCAATCCAAACACGTCCACGACTTTCTGGTTTATTGGGTCCAACATGGACTTGAAAACCGTGCCCTTTTACAGCGGCTTGACCATCGTAGCGCATGGCCGCAGGTAAAAAGTGGTACTGAATATTTGGTGCTTTTAGGCCCGCACGAGAACGAATAAATGCACAGGATTCAAAGTGGTTGGTTGCACCCAACCCATCTTTAAAGAGTATCCAGCGAGTACCAATCATGCCCTTACTGATAAGGTCGAGTTTACTGTTCAAACTCACCGGCTGTTTGCAGTAGTATTGAAAATACACTTCTAAATGGTCTTGAAGGTTTTCCCCCACACCAGGTAAGTCATGAACCAAGGGCACATTAGCCTGCTTTAATACGTTGGCAGGACCAACGCCAGAAAGTTGCAGTAACTGAGGGGATCCTATGGAGCCCGCAGACAAAATAACTTCTTTGGAAGCGAGGGCTTGTTCAACAGAACCTTCTTTTGAATATTCAATGCCAGTGGCGTTCTTACCATCAAACAATACTTTATGCGTCAGTACCTTAGTACGAACAGTGAGGTTTGAACGTTTCATTGCGCGACGTAAATAAGCATTAGACGTGGAAGCACGGACACCGTTTTTAACCGTCATGTGCATCGCGCCGAAGCCTTCCTGACGATAGCCGTTGTAGTCCTCTGTTCGGCCATAACCGGCGGCCTCACCTGCTTTTATGAAAGTCTCATAAAGCGGGTTTAGCTTCATATCATTACCATTATTGGTGCTTAATGGTCCCGAGTCGCCACGGTAAATGTCACCTCCCTGAATCCAGGTCTCCGCTTTTTTAAAATAAGGTAGGCACGTTTGGTAATTCCAGCCTGACGCGCCACTTGTTTCCCACTCATTGAAGTCTTCTGCATGACCACGGACATACACCATGCCATTAATAGAAGAGGACCCCCCCAATACTTTGCCACGAGGACAATGCATTTCACGATCATCCACTCCTGGCTCTTTATCCGTATGAAACTGCCAGGCATATTTCTCCGTGTTCATTGGGTAAGAAAGGGCCGTTGGCATTTGAATAAAAATGCTTTTATCACTGCCACCCATCTCAAGTAGTAGGACTTTATGCTGCCCACTTTCGGTTAAACGATCCGCCAGTACGCAACCAGCCGATCCAGCACCAACAATAATGAAATCAAAGGTTTCTTTAGACATTGAAGGTTCCTATTAGTAAGGGTTCGGGATGTCATCTAAAGAGACAAACACACTTTTGTTTTGAGTGTAGTGGTATAAAGTTTCGATGCCGTTTTCACGACCTATACCAGATTCTTTATAGCCGCCTACAGGCATTTCAGCGGG includes:
- the betA gene encoding choline dehydrogenase, with the translated sequence MSKETFDFIIVGAGSAGCVLADRLTESGQHKVLLLEMGGSDKSIFIQMPTALSYPMNTEKYAWQFHTDKEPGVDDREMHCPRGKVLGGSSSINGMVYVRGHAEDFNEWETSGASGWNYQTCLPYFKKAETWIQGGDIYRGDSGPLSTNNGNDMKLNPLYETFIKAGEAAGYGRTEDYNGYRQEGFGAMHMTVKNGVRASTSNAYLRRAMKRSNLTVRTKVLTHKVLFDGKNATGIEYSKEGSVEQALASKEVILSAGSIGSPQLLQLSGVGPANVLKQANVPLVHDLPGVGENLQDHLEVYFQYYCKQPVSLNSKLDLISKGMIGTRWILFKDGLGATNHFESCAFIRSRAGLKAPNIQYHFLPAAMRYDGQAAVKGHGFQVHVGPNKPESRGRVWIESNDPKAKPRILFNYLTTDQDKQDWRDCIRLTREIIAQQPFDAFRGDEIQPGKDINTDAEIDQWVKENVESAYHPSCTCKIGSDTDPMAVLDESCKVRGVEGLRVVDSSIFPTITNGNLNAPTIMVAEKAADMILEKPALASNNVDVWIHPNWETQQR